In Desulfatiglans anilini DSM 4660, a single genomic region encodes these proteins:
- a CDS encoding cation:proton antiporter, which translates to MAVSIALIILLGLGADYLLRRVKLPGLVGMLLVGVLAGPYVLDLINPEMMNVSGDFRKIALIVILLRAGFELRRDTMHRVGKAAVTMSMVPALFEIAAVTWVGPMLLPIARIEAAILGTILAAVSPAVVVPLMIDFMDRGRGTGKGIPTLLLGASAIDDVFVIVLFTIALGMAGGGEVHVWTQLAKIPLSIGLGILLGVIPGFFLLWLFRRYDWRPPKRTLVVMGTAILLTWIEGAVERWVPAASLLGVMAIGFIILEKSESIAHIISQKLKKLWVFAELLLFVLVGAQVNIQVAWKAGLAGMAVILAGLFFRSIGTYVSLCGTPLNWKERAFCVVAYLPKATVQAAIGAIPLAAGVAGGEVILAVAVLSIILTAPLGAIGIMVMGERVLDHGARSSYRFKDLREKQGLARVGERVRDKGSSAVWKVIEEREIWEPAYEEPGGPGNAGDLPAIVLRFWQEQSGGKPGTGKTLTKTYTAQGPAFGDEWEILYDW; encoded by the coding sequence ATGGCTGTCAGCATCGCCCTGATCATCCTTCTCGGCCTCGGCGCGGATTACCTCCTGCGTCGAGTGAAACTCCCCGGGCTCGTGGGAATGCTCCTGGTGGGGGTCCTCGCCGGGCCTTATGTCCTCGACCTCATCAACCCGGAGATGATGAACGTATCCGGGGATTTCCGCAAAATCGCCCTGATCGTCATTTTGCTCCGGGCCGGTTTCGAACTGCGGCGGGACACCATGCACCGTGTCGGCAAAGCGGCCGTCACCATGAGCATGGTCCCGGCCCTTTTCGAGATCGCCGCCGTCACGTGGGTCGGCCCCATGCTCCTGCCCATCGCCCGCATCGAAGCGGCCATCCTGGGAACCATCCTGGCGGCCGTCTCGCCCGCCGTCGTAGTCCCGCTCATGATCGATTTCATGGACCGCGGCCGCGGAACCGGTAAGGGCATTCCGACGCTCCTCCTCGGGGCCTCCGCCATCGACGATGTCTTCGTGATCGTGCTCTTTACGATCGCCCTTGGCATGGCCGGCGGAGGGGAAGTCCACGTTTGGACCCAACTGGCCAAGATCCCGCTTTCCATCGGCCTCGGGATCCTACTGGGGGTCATCCCGGGGTTTTTTCTGCTGTGGCTCTTCCGCCGCTACGACTGGCGTCCGCCCAAGCGCACCCTCGTGGTCATGGGCACAGCCATCCTGCTGACCTGGATCGAAGGAGCCGTCGAACGATGGGTCCCTGCAGCGAGCCTTCTTGGGGTCATGGCGATCGGATTCATCATCCTCGAGAAATCGGAGTCGATCGCGCACATCATCTCTCAGAAACTCAAAAAGCTCTGGGTCTTCGCCGAACTGCTGCTCTTCGTGCTCGTCGGCGCCCAGGTCAACATCCAGGTGGCATGGAAGGCAGGCCTGGCCGGCATGGCGGTGATCCTGGCGGGCCTGTTCTTTCGAAGCATCGGCACCTATGTCTCCCTTTGCGGCACACCCCTGAACTGGAAAGAGCGGGCTTTCTGCGTCGTCGCTTATCTGCCGAAGGCCACGGTCCAGGCGGCCATCGGCGCGATTCCCCTGGCAGCCGGCGTGGCGGGAGGCGAGGTCATCCTTGCCGTGGCGGTCCTGTCTATCATCCTGACCGCCCCATTGGGGGCTATAGGGATCATGGTCATGGGCGAACGTGTCTTAGACCACGGCGCGCGGTCGAGTTACCGTTTCAAAGACCTGCGGGAGAAGCAGGGATTGGCCCGGGTCGGAGAGCGGGTCAGGGACAAGGGCTCCAGCGCCGTGTGGAAGGTTATCGAAGAAAGAGAGATCTGGGAACCGGCCTATGAAGAGCCAGGCGGACCAGGGAATGCCGGCGACCTGCCGGCCATCGTGCTGCGTTTCTGGCAGGAGCAGTCGGGCGGGAAACCCGGGACCGGCAAGACCCTGACGAAAACCTACACCGCCCAGGGCCCGGCATTCGGAGACGAGTGGGAGATCCTCTACGACTGGTGA